From a region of the Paenibacillus sp. R14(2021) genome:
- a CDS encoding O-antigen ligase: MKTKSKASKPPTDFSLNKWSGLAVLLLFLFAFPYSKGLFNGYILQYEKPLLEAELVVFVLLLFSCAYLFKVWKPDNWRAVLSAAIWLMPVTYIISTFHAASQHLAAFTTYTMFLLAALFNISLYYSDSKNARLALQYGILVSGYAVVIYGLANMMGQAYLPDALWYQQNVYRLTSVFQYPNAYAAYLSALFLIGVYLMATVKQWHWRFIHALMLVPIWVSFMLTLSRGALVIVPLLVLLIIPFLKLKNQLLFLLHSLIAVIISFAILGKISTVLDKVGHLVIPDEGSPPHLISPWTAPALSGWLWILAASWITAAIITWVHRLLDPWLELRLSRLSKLKWSFAAVPLLIIAVTVIGVTALLSSSAFRSILPDEIANRLETINFNQHSVLERKTFFDDAMKISADYPLFGAGGGGWRALYEQYQHNPYTSLQAHSYIFQTLVEVGWFGLLLILGIILLVYWIYIRNFFRDSDEQKSHFIFYIAATSILVHSFIDFDMSFIYLAAIVFISLGAMVSVYSQPFKLEPLNKLSSASWRFIYPSILAALSIVLLYETYFAYKANNDFRDALNLAENNKATLTELLPVLDKAIAASPSNPDYVLRKFYWLGEAYDQTQDKKYLDVMKPLIYNLAEKEPHNRDVVMSLYKLNKIEASADNILSTLEHGLVMYPWDIHFYETTIMEYYLAGKQAKEADHPSNAPNWSRAIELYNTVLDRQKQLKSLPKGQLQGRSFNLTALLRLGVGKIYYDQRQYKAAAAMLKPTTREDMQDSVVREASSYYLDALDALGKQDINLKEKLLKTDKKQEAFLNHLKRQRV, translated from the coding sequence ATGAAGACCAAAAGTAAAGCCAGTAAGCCGCCAACCGATTTTTCCTTGAATAAATGGTCCGGATTAGCGGTTCTGCTTCTCTTTCTATTTGCGTTTCCTTACAGCAAGGGCTTGTTCAACGGCTATATTTTGCAGTACGAAAAACCACTGCTAGAGGCTGAGCTTGTCGTATTTGTTTTATTGTTGTTCAGCTGCGCCTACTTATTTAAAGTTTGGAAACCAGACAATTGGCGAGCCGTCCTGTCTGCAGCGATCTGGCTTATGCCAGTTACGTATATCATTTCTACGTTTCATGCAGCTTCCCAACACTTGGCGGCGTTCACTACATACACGATGTTCTTGTTGGCAGCGCTTTTCAACATATCTTTGTATTACTCCGATTCAAAAAATGCCAGGTTGGCTCTGCAATATGGCATTCTAGTATCGGGGTATGCGGTCGTAATCTACGGACTCGCTAATATGATGGGACAGGCATACCTGCCTGACGCGCTCTGGTACCAACAAAACGTATATCGGTTGACATCTGTATTCCAGTATCCAAATGCTTATGCAGCTTACCTTTCTGCATTATTTTTGATTGGCGTATATTTAATGGCAACAGTAAAGCAGTGGCATTGGCGCTTCATCCATGCATTGATGCTTGTGCCTATCTGGGTTTCTTTCATGCTGACCCTCTCGCGGGGAGCACTCGTTATCGTCCCTCTTCTTGTTTTGCTGATCATCCCGTTTCTTAAACTGAAGAACCAGCTCCTGTTCCTTCTTCATTCTCTGATAGCGGTAATTATTAGCTTTGCCATTCTCGGTAAAATTTCGACGGTACTCGATAAAGTCGGACATTTGGTCATCCCAGATGAGGGCTCCCCCCCTCATCTCATTTCTCCATGGACTGCGCCTGCGCTTTCCGGCTGGCTGTGGATTCTTGCGGCAAGCTGGATTACCGCAGCAATAATTACATGGGTTCACCGCCTTCTTGATCCATGGCTGGAACTTCGGCTATCCAGATTATCGAAATTAAAATGGTCGTTCGCCGCGGTACCGCTACTCATCATTGCGGTCACTGTGATCGGCGTTACAGCGCTGCTTTCAAGCAGCGCATTCAGATCGATTCTTCCCGATGAAATAGCAAATCGATTGGAAACGATTAATTTCAATCAACATAGCGTATTGGAACGCAAAACCTTTTTCGATGATGCCATGAAAATCTCTGCTGACTATCCGCTGTTTGGAGCAGGAGGCGGAGGGTGGAGAGCACTGTACGAGCAGTACCAACATAATCCTTACACCAGCCTGCAGGCTCACAGTTATATCTTTCAAACGCTTGTCGAAGTAGGCTGGTTCGGACTTCTGCTCATTTTGGGAATCATCTTGCTTGTCTACTGGATCTATATCCGCAATTTCTTTCGAGATTCCGACGAGCAAAAAAGCCATTTTATTTTTTACATTGCGGCTACGTCGATACTCGTCCACAGTTTCATAGATTTTGATATGAGCTTCATCTACCTGGCAGCTATCGTATTCATATCGCTCGGCGCCATGGTTTCCGTATATAGTCAGCCATTTAAACTTGAACCTTTAAATAAATTATCTTCTGCTTCTTGGAGATTCATTTACCCTTCTATTCTAGCAGCCCTTTCAATCGTTCTGTTGTATGAAACGTACTTTGCTTACAAAGCGAATAATGATTTTCGCGATGCGTTAAACTTGGCCGAGAATAACAAAGCTACATTAACGGAGTTACTACCTGTCCTTGACAAGGCGATCGCCGCCTCACCATCCAATCCAGATTATGTACTCCGCAAATTTTATTGGCTGGGAGAGGCTTACGACCAAACCCAAGACAAGAAGTATTTGGATGTTATGAAGCCGCTCATTTATAACCTGGCCGAGAAAGAGCCGCATAACCGCGACGTTGTAATGTCTTTATATAAACTTAATAAAATTGAAGCTAGTGCCGATAATATACTATCCACACTTGAACATGGACTTGTCATGTATCCGTGGGATATCCATTTCTATGAGACGACCATTATGGAATACTACTTGGCGGGTAAACAAGCAAAAGAAGCAGATCATCCTTCCAACGCTCCCAATTGGTCTCGCGCCATTGAACTGTATAACACGGTATTGGATCGCCAGAAGCAGTTAAAATCACTGCCGAAGGGGCAGCTCCAGGGAAGATCGTTCAATCTGACTGCTCTCTTGCGCCTTGGTGTAGGAAAGATCTATTACGATCAGCGGCAGTACAAGGCGGCAGCTGCCATGCTCAAACCGACAACAAGAGAAGACATGCAAGATTCTGTCGTTCGTGAAGCGTCCAGCTATTACTTAGATGCGCTCGACGCCCTCGGTAAACAGGACATCAATCTTAAAGAAAAACTATTAAAAACCGATAAGAAACAAGAAGCCTTTCTAAATCATTTAAAACGACAAAGAGTATAA
- a CDS encoding ABC transporter permease, giving the protein MRYVANFIKYKDLLAELVRKDIKIKYRHSYLGVLWSLLNPLLMMIVLTVIFSAVFKNHIEHFPLYVLTGRLIYSFFSDSTSFAMNSIVDNSQLIKKIYVPKYFFPIARVLSTSITSLVSLIPIFIVMLISGVSFHLSNFLIVVPLALLIIISTGIGLILSVLMVFFRDLKHMYSIFMAVLMYMTPIFYPESIIPHKYLMFIELNPMYPILDMFRTLLNDGGGLHTSSLLLSCTYALFYLLVGLFLFYKKQDRFIFYI; this is encoded by the coding sequence ATGCGGTATGTCGCTAATTTTATTAAATATAAAGACCTGTTAGCCGAACTCGTACGAAAAGATATTAAGATTAAGTATCGTCATTCTTATCTTGGCGTCCTGTGGAGCTTGTTGAATCCGCTTCTTATGATGATTGTTCTAACCGTTATTTTCTCCGCTGTATTTAAAAACCACATCGAACATTTCCCGCTCTATGTCCTGACGGGAAGATTAATCTATTCTTTTTTCTCGGACTCCACGAGCTTTGCGATGAATTCCATCGTGGATAACAGTCAATTGATAAAGAAGATTTATGTACCCAAATATTTTTTTCCAATTGCCAGAGTGCTGTCAACATCGATAACCTCTTTAGTTTCGCTCATTCCGATTTTCATCGTCATGCTGATCTCCGGCGTTAGTTTCCATTTGTCTAATTTTCTTATTGTTGTTCCACTTGCATTGTTGATTATCATTTCCACCGGCATCGGATTAATTCTAAGTGTACTGATGGTGTTCTTCAGAGACCTCAAACATATGTATTCTATTTTCATGGCTGTGCTTATGTATATGACCCCTATTTTTTATCCGGAGAGTATTATTCCCCATAAGTATTTAATGTTTATTGAACTAAATCCAATGTACCCAATACTCGATATGTTTCGAACGCTATTGAATGACGGCGGCGGGTTGCATACAAGTTCATTGCTTCTAAGTTGCACCTATGCGCTGTTTTATCTTCTTGTTGGATTGTTTTTGTTTTATAAGAAGCAAGATCGGTTTATTTTTTACATCTAA
- a CDS encoding ABC transporter ATP-binding protein: MKYRIASEKVDSIKHYFIKRVKRQLTYKEFTALSDVSFSVPKGEVFGVIGRNGAGKSTLLKIIAGILKPVTGQVVKRGSIAPLIELGAGFNGDLSGMENIYLNGLLLGYSKKTIESKLEDIIAFSELNEFLHTPLKNYSSGMKARLGFSIATAVKPDILIVDEVLSVGDVHFQQKCETKIKAMLDAGTTVLFVSHSLGQVEKLCSQTMWLESGRVREIGPSGEVCRKFKNSV, translated from the coding sequence ATGAAATATAGAATTGCAAGTGAAAAAGTTGATTCCATAAAGCATTATTTCATAAAACGTGTGAAAAGGCAGTTGACCTACAAGGAATTCACGGCTCTATCGGATGTAAGTTTCTCGGTGCCCAAAGGTGAAGTATTCGGTGTTATTGGGAGAAACGGAGCGGGGAAAAGCACTTTGCTGAAGATTATTGCAGGTATCCTGAAGCCTGTAACGGGGCAAGTCGTCAAACGAGGCAGCATTGCGCCGCTTATCGAATTGGGTGCCGGTTTCAACGGGGATCTAAGTGGAATGGAAAACATTTACTTGAACGGCCTGCTCCTTGGGTACTCCAAGAAAACAATTGAAAGCAAGCTGGAGGATATTATTGCTTTCTCGGAATTGAACGAGTTTTTACATACGCCGCTGAAAAACTATTCCTCCGGCATGAAAGCAAGACTGGGGTTCTCAATCGCAACCGCTGTCAAACCAGATATTCTAATCGTGGATGAAGTGCTGTCCGTAGGAGATGTCCACTTTCAACAAAAATGCGAAACGAAGATCAAAGCGATGCTAGATGCAGGAACAACGGTTCTCTTCGTATCGCATTCGCTCGGACAAGTGGAGAAGCTGTGCAGCCAGACGATGTGGCTCGAAAGCGGTCGTGTGAGAGAGATCGGTCCGTCCGGAGAAGTCTGCAGGAAGTTTAAAAATAGCGTCTGA
- a CDS encoding CDP-glycerol glycerophosphotransferase family protein: MVPLLSIIVPYYNVEDYIEECLNSLVAQTIGIDNIEVILVDDCSTDRSTDLVNQYIERFPTMYVIKQEHNAGTGEARNTGIKAAKADHITFLDADDYVSSNMAEHVLQLLQQGDCELVLYEYTYFSVSGRSYARNPSAALFASNRSVTDITAVPEIIFATSVCNKVFHRKLLGSFPDSHIEDVLVSTLAVFHAKRIEITNGCTYYYRKREESGKSKTDAYYVKKQHYYDHLTVNLEMKKLLHTFPQYKLLIDWFNVRSIQPFLYRMTFNASFSRQEKIHYYDQVKQLVQNIDDQTINRIEHEQSRFVIQAAKRRRFLSFQAEILMRMARTRIVRVLQLGRKTMKLADFALAFLISYLYRLHPHYREVWLVCERGDEARDNGYWFFKFLREQKKQVHAFYLIDKRGSSDYMRIKELGNIVQYKSLKHKILFILASKLITAHKGTIEPWNYDMYKKVSRRFNQRQHYIFLQHGITKDNVSSTLGKENAPFDLFITAGHPEHNYIVSSFGYRQNEVKNTGFARFDALMDFRTEKQLLLMPTWRKAISWKPSEADQERVFAESDYYARYQSLITNEQLLRWLEANEYTLIFYPHYEMQKFLTGFRTDSDRVIIASKEQYDVQALLKSTSLLITDYSSVFFDFAYMGKPMVYYQFDEEAFFNSHYTKGYFDYRRDGFGPVVTNEEEVVSYIAEAANHSRMNDEYSARADLFFNKRDRGNCLRIYEAITELE, from the coding sequence GTGGTTCCTTTGTTATCCATCATAGTTCCTTATTACAACGTGGAGGACTACATCGAAGAATGCCTGAATTCGCTCGTGGCTCAAACGATCGGCATCGACAATATAGAGGTCATATTAGTTGACGATTGTTCTACGGACCGATCAACTGATCTCGTAAATCAGTATATCGAACGGTTCCCAACGATGTACGTGATCAAGCAGGAGCATAATGCCGGAACAGGAGAGGCAAGGAATACAGGGATAAAGGCAGCAAAAGCTGACCACATTACATTTCTGGATGCGGACGATTATGTGTCATCGAATATGGCAGAGCATGTGCTTCAATTGCTCCAACAAGGCGACTGTGAATTGGTTCTCTACGAGTATACCTATTTCAGTGTTTCCGGAAGAAGCTACGCCCGTAACCCTTCGGCCGCGTTGTTTGCTTCCAATAGGTCAGTTACGGATATAACGGCAGTACCTGAGATCATATTTGCTACTTCTGTATGTAATAAAGTGTTTCACAGGAAACTGCTCGGTTCGTTCCCGGATTCTCATATTGAGGATGTACTCGTGTCTACGTTGGCTGTCTTCCATGCAAAACGAATCGAAATCACGAACGGCTGTACCTACTACTATCGAAAAAGGGAAGAAAGCGGCAAGTCGAAAACGGACGCATATTACGTTAAAAAGCAGCATTACTACGATCACTTGACAGTCAATCTCGAAATGAAAAAGCTTCTGCACACGTTCCCGCAATACAAATTGTTGATCGATTGGTTCAATGTAAGATCAATCCAGCCGTTTTTGTATCGAATGACTTTTAACGCTTCCTTCAGTCGTCAGGAGAAAATTCACTACTATGATCAAGTTAAACAGCTCGTCCAGAATATCGATGATCAAACGATTAATCGCATTGAACACGAGCAGTCCAGATTTGTTATTCAAGCAGCAAAACGTAGACGTTTTTTATCCTTTCAGGCAGAGATTTTAATGCGGATGGCAAGGACTAGAATAGTCCGCGTCCTTCAGCTAGGCAGGAAGACAATGAAACTGGCCGATTTCGCATTGGCTTTCTTGATTTCCTATTTATACAGGCTGCATCCCCATTACCGTGAAGTATGGCTCGTTTGCGAGCGCGGGGATGAGGCGAGAGATAATGGGTATTGGTTCTTTAAGTTTCTGCGAGAGCAGAAAAAGCAGGTCCATGCTTTTTATTTAATCGACAAGCGGGGATCCAGCGACTATATGAGAATCAAGGAACTGGGCAATATTGTTCAGTATAAAAGTTTAAAGCATAAAATATTATTTATTCTTGCCTCCAAGTTGATAACAGCCCATAAAGGGACAATTGAGCCGTGGAATTATGACATGTATAAGAAGGTTTCAAGACGCTTCAATCAACGTCAGCATTACATCTTCTTGCAGCATGGAATTACGAAGGATAACGTTTCGTCTACCCTGGGGAAGGAAAATGCGCCATTCGACCTCTTTATTACTGCTGGTCATCCCGAGCATAACTATATCGTATCTAGCTTTGGCTATCGGCAAAATGAGGTCAAAAACACCGGATTTGCACGATTTGATGCCCTGATGGATTTTCGGACAGAGAAGCAGCTGCTGTTAATGCCGACCTGGAGGAAGGCGATTTCTTGGAAGCCGAGTGAGGCTGACCAAGAACGCGTATTCGCTGAATCGGATTATTATGCGAGATATCAGTCACTCATTACGAATGAACAATTGCTTCGTTGGTTGGAAGCTAATGAATATACGTTGATCTTTTACCCTCACTATGAAATGCAGAAATTTTTAACCGGATTCAGAACGGACTCGGACCGCGTCATTATCGCGTCCAAAGAACAATATGATGTCCAAGCACTGCTCAAGAGCACCAGCCTTCTCATAACGGACTATTCCAGTGTGTTTTTTGATTTTGCGTACATGGGAAAGCCGATGGTTTACTATCAGTTTGATGAAGAAGCATTCTTTAATTCTCATTATACGAAGGGGTATTTCGACTATCGGAGAGATGGATTTGGCCCGGTGGTAACGAATGAGGAAGAGGTTGTATCCTACATTGCCGAAGCTGCAAACCATAGCCGGATGAATGATGAATACAGCGCCAGAGCTGATCTTTTTTTTAATAAAAGAGATCGTGGGAATTGTCTGCGGATATATGAAGCAATTACTGAACTCGAATAG
- a CDS encoding glycosyltransferase: MNLPIVSVIIRTHNRNELLARALESVHGQTFKDIQIVVIEDGPSLAEKITEAFADLNIIYYATGEQIGRVKAANIGLSLAKGKYINFLDDDDFFYPNHVQLLVQALEKNPDYDAAHAGAVEIMASYKSLQPLIMVGHRMTLRYMEAVDHDNIFFRNFFPIQAVMFKQQLIQRNGGMDESLELLEDWDLWIKFSLTGQYYFINEVTSAYIVHYDKQERTRRKTELMKYEKIIQDKYKAIINSKGLVRPNVLQRIARKYKRVGFMAMIRDLNS, from the coding sequence ATGAACTTACCAATCGTTTCTGTTATTATACGAACTCACAACCGCAATGAATTGTTGGCTAGAGCACTAGAGAGTGTGCATGGGCAGACATTCAAAGATATACAAATCGTCGTCATAGAAGACGGGCCATCTCTAGCGGAGAAGATTACGGAGGCTTTTGCGGATCTCAATATTATCTACTATGCAACAGGAGAGCAAATAGGGAGAGTAAAGGCTGCAAATATTGGACTTTCGCTTGCCAAAGGGAAATATATTAATTTTCTTGATGATGATGATTTTTTCTATCCTAATCATGTTCAACTGCTTGTTCAGGCATTGGAAAAGAACCCAGATTATGATGCTGCTCACGCAGGAGCAGTGGAAATTATGGCTAGCTATAAAAGTCTCCAGCCACTTATCATGGTCGGCCATAGGATGACATTGCGTTATATGGAAGCGGTTGACCACGACAATATCTTCTTTCGGAACTTCTTCCCCATTCAGGCGGTGATGTTTAAACAACAGTTAATTCAACGGAATGGTGGAATGGATGAATCACTGGAGTTATTAGAGGATTGGGATTTGTGGATAAAATTTAGTCTGACAGGTCAGTATTATTTCATTAATGAGGTCACTTCAGCTTATATTGTTCATTACGATAAGCAAGAGAGAACAAGAAGAAAAACAGAATTGATGAAGTACGAAAAAATCATACAGGATAAATATAAAGCTATTATTAATTCCAAAGGTCTTGTTCGTCCAAATGTTTTGCAGAGAATAGCTCGAAAATATAAACGAGTTGGGTTCATGGCTATGATTAGAGATTTGAATAGTTAA
- a CDS encoding CDP-glycerol glycerophosphotransferase family protein, whose product MEKHNESEQVFLFTIIMAVHNVERYIKEAVDSVITQTLNFNKHIQLILVNDGSSDNSGLLCKAFRDQYPANIIYLEQENAGVSSARNQGLMRAQGKYVNFLDPDDKLSPTVLERVFQFFENHCEVTDVVSIPMLFFDGRTGDHQLNYKFTKDRIIDLNSDYKSIQLSMSSAFVKRNAFNGMNFNEKMIFAEDAELLNRILLKTNKLGVVTGVNYLYRKRLDGSSAIQSVSKTEVWYLNSIESFSLSLINYCIMNYSEIPHYIQYVIMYDLQWKLKETDISALPNTQQELYMNKLSHVLGFIENNIIMEQKNINIHQKLFALQLKYKALNLDYKYTNVFTTKDVKKYLDRYYLCSLNEQAATIEILEIRNGMFILEGNFGSCFLKHEIQIYAEFNNHRYPVSEVRRDLHAMRSLGQVIKEYYGFEIKIPLTKLNNKKSLTLFVEVEGVSVPLNVKFNRFSHLSSRIKNSYYTNEDWIASFDSINRSFIIEPKSAYTILKKEVRLLQRVMRDREVGSRKAVVARICSHLLRMTKKKEVWLFMDRQDKADDNAEHLFKYSNKLKDRVKKYYVIQEHSDDYSRLKREGKVVKWGSNKHKLLQLIADKVVSSHVDEWVINPYFTLDKYYRDLMKYDFVFLQHGITKDDISSWLNKYNKNIKLFITAAHMEYNSIIYGSYGYEKSAIAMTGFPRFDNLTNEDQRKILIAPTWRKALVRDVDQQTGIRPYSDIFKESKYFNFYNKLINDDRVIQAAKQYKYSIVFFPHPNIHQQLKDFDLHPDVEFVELNANYQNLFKESSMLITDYSSIFFDFAYLKKPVVYSHFEPSQYKSGYFDYSEMGFGEICETYNELVQTMIGYMKLNCQMKEEYKERVNRFFAFTDRDNSARVYQAITQL is encoded by the coding sequence ATGGAGAAACATAACGAGAGCGAACAAGTATTTTTGTTTACAATTATTATGGCAGTACATAATGTTGAACGTTATATCAAAGAAGCGGTAGACAGTGTCATCACTCAAACCCTGAACTTTAACAAACATATTCAACTTATTCTTGTTAATGATGGAAGTTCGGATAATTCGGGTTTATTATGTAAAGCCTTTAGGGATCAATACCCAGCGAACATTATTTATTTGGAGCAGGAAAACGCAGGCGTGAGCTCTGCGCGTAACCAGGGATTGATGCGGGCACAAGGAAAGTATGTTAATTTCCTAGATCCGGACGACAAGTTGTCCCCGACTGTGCTTGAGAGGGTTTTTCAATTTTTCGAGAACCATTGCGAGGTAACGGACGTTGTCTCAATTCCAATGCTGTTTTTTGATGGAAGAACAGGTGATCACCAGCTTAATTATAAATTCACCAAAGATAGAATCATTGATTTAAATTCGGATTATAAAAGCATACAACTTTCCATGTCCAGTGCATTTGTGAAAAGAAATGCTTTTAACGGGATGAACTTCAATGAAAAAATGATCTTTGCAGAGGATGCGGAATTGCTCAATCGTATATTGCTTAAAACGAATAAGCTGGGCGTCGTAACAGGGGTAAATTATCTCTACCGAAAAAGATTGGACGGAAGTTCTGCTATTCAATCAGTTAGCAAAACAGAGGTATGGTATTTGAATAGTATAGAATCCTTCAGCCTTTCCCTAATTAATTATTGTATCATGAATTATTCAGAAATACCCCACTACATACAATATGTTATTATGTACGACCTACAATGGAAATTAAAAGAAACGGACATCTCGGCACTACCGAATACACAACAAGAGTTGTACATGAATAAATTAAGCCATGTCCTTGGCTTCATTGAAAATAATATCATCATGGAGCAAAAGAATATAAATATTCATCAGAAGTTATTTGCTTTGCAACTCAAGTATAAAGCACTTAACCTTGATTATAAATATACCAACGTCTTTACAACAAAAGACGTGAAAAAATATCTGGATCGTTATTATCTCTGTTCATTAAACGAACAAGCCGCAACAATAGAAATTTTAGAAATCAGAAATGGCATGTTCATTTTAGAAGGGAATTTCGGTTCTTGTTTCCTGAAGCATGAAATCCAGATTTATGCCGAATTTAATAATCATCGATATCCTGTTTCCGAGGTTCGCAGGGATCTGCATGCAATGCGATCACTAGGACAAGTCATAAAAGAGTATTATGGGTTCGAAATTAAAATACCATTAACGAAGTTGAATAATAAAAAGTCGTTAACCTTATTCGTTGAAGTAGAAGGGGTCAGCGTTCCGTTAAATGTAAAGTTTAATCGATTTTCTCATCTTTCATCTAGAATTAAAAATAGTTATTATACCAACGAAGACTGGATCGCTTCGTTTGATAGCATAAATAGATCTTTTATAATTGAGCCCAAATCAGCTTATACCATATTGAAAAAGGAAGTTAGATTACTGCAGAGGGTCATGAGAGATAGAGAAGTTGGTTCGAGAAAAGCGGTGGTTGCAAGAATATGTTCACATCTCCTACGCATGACCAAAAAGAAAGAAGTATGGCTGTTCATGGATCGGCAAGATAAGGCTGACGATAATGCAGAGCACTTGTTTAAATATTCGAATAAGTTGAAAGATAGGGTCAAGAAGTATTATGTCATACAGGAACACTCAGACGACTATTCAAGACTTAAACGAGAGGGGAAAGTAGTGAAATGGGGCAGTAACAAACACAAGTTGCTGCAGCTCATTGCTGACAAAGTGGTTTCCTCCCATGTCGACGAATGGGTGATTAATCCTTATTTCACATTGGACAAGTACTACCGGGACCTTATGAAGTATGATTTTGTTTTTCTTCAGCATGGAATAACTAAAGACGATATTTCTAGTTGGCTAAATAAATACAATAAGAATATAAAACTCTTTATTACGGCTGCACACATGGAATATAACTCCATTATTTATGGGAGCTACGGTTATGAAAAGTCTGCCATTGCGATGACAGGTTTTCCGAGATTCGATAATTTAACCAATGAGGATCAACGAAAAATTCTAATTGCTCCCACATGGCGTAAAGCGCTCGTACGAGATGTGGATCAACAAACAGGAATCCGTCCTTATTCTGACATTTTCAAGGAATCAAAATACTTCAATTTCTATAATAAGCTGATCAATGATGATCGAGTAATTCAAGCAGCCAAGCAATATAAATATTCGATCGTCTTTTTCCCGCACCCTAATATTCATCAGCAATTAAAGGATTTTGACCTTCATCCTGACGTAGAATTCGTAGAGTTAAATGCGAACTATCAAAATCTTTTTAAAGAATCAAGCATGCTTATTACCGATTATTCCTCTATCTTTTTTGACTTTGCTTATTTAAAAAAACCAGTAGTATACAGCCACTTTGAGCCATCTCAATATAAGAGCGGATACTTTGACTATAGTGAAATGGGGTTCGGTGAAATTTGCGAAACTTATAATGAACTCGTGCAAACCATGATAGGGTATATGAAACTAAATTGCCAAATGAAAGAAGAATATAAGGAACGGGTAAATCGATTCTTTGCTTTTACTGATCGTGATAATTCCGCCCGTGTCTATCAAGCGATTACACAGTTATAG
- a CDS encoding sugar phosphate nucleotidyltransferase, with protein MKGIILAGGTGSRLYPLTKVTNKHLLPVGRYPMIYHAISKLKQAGIADILIVTGRDHMGDVVSLLGSGSTFGLSFTYKVQDEAGGIAEALGLAEHFVGSDRMIVILGDNVFSHDISEYVHAFDAQRQAAKILLQEVADPNRYGVAQLDGDRIINIEEKPNTPLSHYAVTGIYMYDASVFDIIRTLQPSGRGELEITEVNNRYISMDALRFEILPGWWTDAGTPLSLQTANELAKYIVLGDEFHA; from the coding sequence ATGAAAGGCATTATTCTAGCCGGAGGAACCGGCTCAAGGCTCTATCCCTTGACCAAGGTCACCAATAAGCATTTGCTGCCAGTAGGGCGGTATCCGATGATTTACCATGCCATATCGAAACTGAAGCAAGCAGGCATCGCGGATATTTTAATCGTCACGGGCCGGGATCATATGGGCGATGTTGTCAGCCTGCTGGGGAGCGGGAGCACGTTCGGTCTTTCGTTTACCTATAAGGTGCAGGATGAGGCTGGAGGTATCGCCGAGGCGCTCGGACTAGCGGAGCATTTTGTCGGTTCAGACCGAATGATCGTTATACTTGGCGATAACGTATTCTCGCATGATATCTCCGAATATGTGCATGCCTTTGATGCACAGCGGCAGGCTGCCAAGATTCTGCTGCAAGAAGTAGCGGATCCGAATCGGTACGGCGTCGCTCAATTGGACGGGGATAGAATCATCAATATTGAGGAGAAACCAAATACACCCCTAAGCCATTACGCAGTAACGGGCATATACATGTACGATGCGAGCGTGTTCGATATCATTCGGACACTTCAGCCATCCGGGCGTGGAGAACTGGAGATTACTGAAGTGAATAATCGGTATATTTCCATGGATGCACTAAGGTTTGAAATTCTTCCCGGCTGGTGGACGGATGCTGGGACGCCGCTTTCTTTGCAGACGGCCAACGAGCTGGCCAAATACATTGTACTTGGTGACGAATTCCATGCATGA
- the rfbC gene encoding dTDP-4-dehydrorhamnose 3,5-epimerase, translating to MRVTDAQLPDVKIIQPSLFEDDRGYFMESYSYKALQQHGISIDFVQDNHSLSLLAGTLRGLHYQLEPKAQTKLVRVTAGAIYDVVVDLRRGSPTFGMWEGFTLSAENKLQLLVPKGFAHGFCTIAPHTEIQYKVDNDYAAEHERGIIWNDPMLSIDWPVMEPVLSNKDQRNGLFVQSEYDFLYKG from the coding sequence ATGAGGGTAACAGATGCACAACTGCCGGACGTGAAGATCATTCAGCCCTCTCTTTTTGAAGACGATCGGGGTTACTTCATGGAAAGTTATAGTTACAAGGCGCTACAACAGCATGGAATATCCATTGATTTTGTTCAAGACAATCATTCCTTATCCCTTCTTGCAGGTACATTGCGAGGACTGCATTATCAATTAGAGCCAAAGGCTCAAACGAAATTGGTTCGCGTAACGGCAGGCGCGATTTACGATGTCGTCGTTGATCTTCGACGAGGTTCGCCTACGTTTGGCATGTGGGAGGGTTTCACGCTATCGGCAGAGAACAAGCTGCAGCTGCTGGTGCCGAAAGGATTTGCCCACGGATTCTGTACGATCGCTCCCCATACGGAAATCCAGTATAAAGTCGATAATGACTACGCTGCTGAACATGAACGTGGGATTATTTGGAATGATCCCATGCTAAGTATTGATTGGCCGGTTATGGAACCGGTGTTATCCAATAAGGATCAACGTAATGGGCTGTTTGTCCAGTCCGAATATGATTTCTTATATAAGGGGTGA